Genomic window (bacterium):
AACGCCGGCACGCAGATGATCACCAACTCGGCGGCTTCGACGGCTGCTGCGGGGTCGGTTGAGGTTGCGGCGACCGGCGCCAGCTTCGACGGCGATGTCGTATCGGTCAGCGAGGTGCGGAACGTCAACTCGATCCCGCCGCCGGCCTCGACGGCCTCGAGGGAGGCGCCGAACCGGGGCTGATCCGCCAGCACGACCGGGCGGCCGGCGAGGCCGAGCTCGGCGGCGATGGTCAGGCCGCCGCCGCCGGTGCCGATGACGGTGATGTCGCTGGGGATGCTCACGCCGGTTCTCCTTTGACGATGGGTGCGATGGTGCTGATGAGATTCTTCGTGGCGGCCGTGTCGCCCTCGCCGAGTTTCAGGATCGCCAGGTCCACGCCGAGCCGGCGGAGTTCACCCAGCCGCTCGGCGACCGTCTCGAGGGTCCCGCCGATGGCGAAGGCGCGCACCATGTCGTCGGTCACGTAGCCCGCCTCGGCCACGGCGGGATCGTTGAGCGCCGAGCGCAGCGTCGCCACGGCGCCGGGGTCGAAGCCGTAGACGGGGATCAACTCGTCGGCGTAGGTCCCCCCGGCCATGAGCGTGCAGCGCGGGCGGAGCCGGTCGATGGCCGCTGACTCGTCGCTGTCGACCTCCACGTCGAGCATGACGGCGATCCGGCACTCGCCGGGGTGGCGGCCCGATCGGGCCGCACCGTGGGCGACACGGCCGCGGACGTAGTCGATGAAGTCGCGGTGGATGCCGTGCACGATGATCCCGTCGGCGATCTCCCCGGCCAGTTCGAGCATCCGGGGACCGCGCGCCGACAGGAAGATCGGCGGCGGGTCGATCCGCCAACCCAGTTCGGAGCCGTCGGCGGAGAAGTAGTCGCCCCGGAAGCCGGCGGGCCCGGATGTGAGTTGCCGGATGATCGCAACCGCTTCGCGGAGCATGGTGAGCGGGCTCTTGGGTCGCATGCCGAACTGGGAGGGGAACTCGTGTCCTCCGGGGCCGATCCCGATGACCGCACGGCCACCGGAGCACTCGGCGATGGTCGCCGCCGAGCTGGCGATCAGCGCCGGATGGCGGAGCTGCACCGCCGCGATGCCCGTGGCCAGCCGCACCGAGGTGGTCCGGGTGGCGATGAGCGCCTGCGCCGCGTACACGTCACGCAGGAAGTAATGATCGGGCAGCCACACGTCGGCGAAGCCCGCATCCTCGGCGGCCACGGCGATCTCGGCGATCTCATCCAGCGGCTGGTCCAGCCAGATGGCCAGTCCGTACTCCATCGGCGGGAATACTTGCAGACCGTGCGGGCTCAGAGGCGTGCCATGATGGCGCGAGCGGCCAGCCGCCCGTTCGCCAAAGGGTTGTAGACGGGGTGGGGGAGCAGAGTTGCGGCGATCTCCATCTCGTCGTCGCGCCGCACGGCGTGGGCCCGGAGTTCGGATTGGTCTCCGATGGCTTCTATGCCGGCGGCGCGGGGTACCAGTAGTCGGGCGCCACGGGCTTCTGACCCGTCGGGCGGTGGACGATCTCGAAGGTGGTCTTGAGGGGTCCCTCGGTCTCGACGTAGGCGTAGCGGATCCCGTCCAGGCGTCCCTCCATCACCGGCGGGCAGCCGCGCTCGGTGAACAGCGCCAGCGCTTCGTCGTAGTCGAGTCCCTCGTGTTCGACGATCAGGTGGTGGAGTCCCTCCCCGTGCTCGTCGAGGAATTCCTGGTAGATGGACGGACCGTCCACGGGCTCGATGATCTCCCACATCGTGTTCCCCGTGCGGGCGACGGCCAGCTTCATGCTGTAGGGGACGGGCTCGCCGCGGATGCGCATGTCCGTGAGCCGGGGCGGCGCGCAGTTGATCACCCGCCAGGGCCCGATTCCGAGGCGGTGCGTGTACTCCTCCAGTGTCGCGTCCAGGTCGCGGACCACCAGAGCCACCTGCTGGACATCGGACACGAAACCATTGGGCATCATGCGCGACCCTCCGCCGACCTCGTCCTGCGTGCGCGACGCCGACACTACGCGCTGTGGGCGGGGTTGCAGGCGCTCCCGCTCGGGCAGGAGCGGCTGTTCGACCGCGCGGCGCGCCGATGTCGCAACGCCGCCGAGGGGTGGTGATACCGGCTTGCAGATACGCCGCAGTCTCCAACCGGCCGGGCACAACGGCGCCGCGGCGACCAGGGAGGCACGAATGCCGGACTACCGGGGGCGGGCTCGCCGCCATCTGTCACCCCACTTCACTCGGGGCGCGGCCTGGAGGGCGGACGACCTCGTGGTGATCGAACGCGGCGAGGGCTGCTACGTCTGGGACACCGACGGCAACGAGTATCTCGACGGCCTGGCGGGCCTGTTCTGCACCAACCTGGGTCACGGTCGCAGCGACCTGGCCGCGGCCACGGCGAAGCAGCTGGACAAGCTGGGGTTCTACCCCAACTGGGGATTCGCCCACCCGTCATCCGTCGAAGCAGCGTCGCTGGTCACGGCCGTGGCGCCGGGCGGTCTGGACCCCGGGTTCTTCGTGAGCTCCGGCTCCGAGGCGGTGGAGTCGGCCGTGAAGTTCGCCCGCTGCTATCACCTGGCCAACGGCGACGAGGGGTGCTACAAAGTGATCGCCCGGCACTGGCTACTTCTACGCCCTGGAACTGATGCGCGACCGCGACTCGGGCGCCGAACTCAGCGACGCCGAGGTCGCCGGTCTGCTGCCCGGGGGCTCCGGCAGATCATCATCGACTTGTCCGGATGCGGGTCAGCTGCGGGGGGCGACTCCTTTCGCCCAGCGCGGCGACCTGGCGCGGCGCCGGCCGCTTGCGACAAGGCCGACGATCGTGGCGACGAAGGGCAGCGCCTCGGTGACCTGGACCGGTAGGCCGGTAGTCTGCAGGCGGAGTCCGGCGGCGACGATCAACGTGAACATCAGAGCCGTGGCGAAGACGCGCAACGCCGAAGGTCCGGCGAGCATGACGACCACGACCGCGATCCAGCCTCTCCCCGCCGACATGTTCGTGGAGAACAGCGTGATGTGCCCGTCAGGGCGCCGTCCGCGTAGCGGTACTGCACGCCGAGGATCTCCACGGCGCCCGTGATGCCGGCGACGGCCGCGGCCACGCCGACGACCTGGTAGGTCGCTCGTCTCGTGTCGATTCCGGATGCCTTGGCAGCCTCCCGGTTGCTGCCCATGATCCGTACCGAATAGCCCACGCGGGTCGTCTTCACGATCAGCACCGTCAGCGCCGTCAGTGCGGTCACGATGAACACGCCATGGCCGAGCGAAGAACCTGCCACGAGTCGGGGCAGTTCGGCCGACTCGCGGATCCGGACCGTCTGGCCACCGTAGGCGCCGGGCTCCTGGAAGGTGGAGTTGACGAGCTGCGAGACCCCGAGCACGACGATGAAGTTCGTCAGCAGGGTGCTGATGATGATCGGCGTGCCGTAGCGGCTTTCGAGCAGGGCGGACAAAGTGCCCAGCAGAGCAGCGAGTCCGGCCGCGGCGGCGATAGCGGCGGCGACGGCGACCCAGCGCGGGGCGGCCAGGGCGGCGCCGACGACGGCGGCCACGAAGCCGCCGAGAACCAGCTGCCCTTCCTGGCCGATGTTGAACACGCCGCCCTGGAGCGAGAGCCAGGCCGCCGTCGCTGCGCCCAGGATCGGCAGTGTCCGCGCGATGGTTATGGCGGCGCGGGTCGGGCCGCCGAACGCCTCCTGAACAAGCGTGGCGTAGATCTCGATGGGGTTCTCACCGACGGCCAGCACCGCACCGACGGCCACCGCCAGGGTGGTGGCCACAGCAGCGGCGGTGGCACGCCTCAGGTCGCTGCCCCGTTCATGGCGCCGCGGGCTCTGGGCCGTCGAGACCTGCCATCGCCAGGCCCACTCGGTAGCGGTCGGCGCCGGCTGGGAGTTCGGCCGCGATCCGCCCCCGGTACAGCACCAGGATCCGCTGGGAGAGCTGCAGGATCTCGTCAAGGTCGGCGGACACCAGCAAGAGGGCCGAGCCTGCCTCGCGTCGCATCTCGAAGAAGGCGTGGATTTGCTCGATCGCGCCGACGTCCACCCCTCTGGTCGGCTGCTCGACGACGACCAGGTCGCCCGACTTCTCCAACTCCCGGCCGACCAGCAGCCGCTGGGCGTTGCCGCCGGAGAGATCGCCTGCCCGCGGCCCGCCGCCCCGCACGTCGTACCGGCTGACAATCGTTGCTGCCCAAGCCTTGATGGCGCTCCGGTCGAGCCACGGCCCGCGATGCAGCTCCTGCTGGCTGATGTGCCCGAGTGCGGTGTTGTTGCTGATCGACTGATCGTGGGCCAGGCCCCGGATGAAGCGATCCTCGGGGACGTAGGCGAGGCCCAGCGCCCGACGCTGCGGGGTCGGCAGAGCAGTGACGTCTCGCCCGCCGATCTCGATGCGGCCCCCCAGCACCGGCCGCAGACCGAGCAACGCTTCGGCCACATGGGACTGGCCGTTGCCGGTCACGCCGGCGATCCCGACGATCTCGCCCTGCGAGACCGAGAACGTCACGCCGTTGAGCGCGTCGCCGCCGCGCCCGGCAGTTCGCAGATCCTCGACCCGCAGCACCGGCGCGGCGGTCGTCGGCGGCTCGGCGGGACGGCGGCGTCGGGGGCTCCGACCGACCATCATCTCGGCGAGCGCTTCAACGTCGGTCCCCGCAGTCCGAGATGTTCCCACCACACGACCCGACCGCAGCACGGTGACGGTTCCGGTGACGGCCATGACCTCCCGAAGCCGATGGGTGATCAGGACGATGCCGCGACCCTGCCGGCTCAAGTCGTCGAGCACAGCGAAGAGTTCGTCCGCCTCCTGCGGGGTCAACACGGCGGTCGGCTCGTCCAGGATCAGCATCTCAGCGCCGCGGTACAAGATCTTCAGCAACTCCACTTGCTGTCGGTCGGCGACGCTCAGTTCACCCACCGTCGCCCGCGTCGAGAGCCGCAGCGCCGTCGCATCCATGATGGCGCCGATCCGCTCGTCGGCGGCGCGCCCGTCGAGTCGGCCGAAGGAGGTCGTCTCGGCGCCGAAGATGATGTTCTCGGTGACGGTCAGATCCTCGAACAACATGAAGTTCTGGTGGACCATGCCAATCCCCCGCCCGATGGCGGCGGAGGGCGATCCGGGCCGGAGCGCTTCGCCGTCGACCAGCACCGCACCGTCGTCGGCGTGCTCGAGGCCGGCGACGATGCGCATCAGCGTGGACTTGCCGGCGCCGTTCTCGCCGACGAGCCCGGTTATCGCGCCCCGCGCGGCAGAGAACGACACCCCGTCGAGAGCCTGCGTCGCGCCGAATCGCTTCGAGACGTCACGGGCCACGATCCCGCCGCCGGCAGGTGCAGCCATCAGGGAGCGCTCAGCATCTCACGGATCCAGCGGCTCTGGCGCTCGGACGCCAGGCGAGTCATCTCGGTGGGGAACTCGTCGAAGGCGTGCACGCTCGCCGGGTACACCTCGATCAGTGCCGGGTTGCCGGCCGCTCGCCAGCGCACGCCCATCATCAGGGTGTCGTCCAGGACCGGATCGAACTCGCCGACCACGAACCGGGCCGGCACGAGGCCGGACAGGTCGGCGAACAGCGGCGACACGGCAGGATCCTGCCGGTTGATCCCGGGGTCCGCAAGAAACGTGTCGACCATGAACCGAAGGGTGGGCGTGGGTAGCACCAGCCCCTCGGGCCCGGCGAGACGGGCGCTGGGAGACAGTGACAGATCGAAGATCCCATAGACGAGATTGGCGCCGGCGATGCGGTCGGCGCAGCGGTGGGCGTCACGCAGCCGCAGGAGGGTCAGGGCCGCCAAGTGGGCCCCGGCGGACTCACCGCCGATGACGATCCCTGCGGCATCGCAGAGCGAGGAGCCGTGCTCCAGCAGCCACAGGGCGGCTGTCTCGCAGTCGTCCACCGCCGCCGGATGCGGGTGCTCGGGGGCCAGGCGGTAACGGACGCAGGCCACGGTCGTCTCGGCGCTGAGAGCCAGGTCCATCATGCGTCGATCCTGTAGATCCGGACCACCCGAGAGCCAACCGCCGCTGTGGATCATGAGATAGACCCCGCGGCTGCGCGGCGGAGTGAACACCCGG
Coding sequences:
- a CDS encoding LLM class flavin-dependent oxidoreductase, which codes for MEYGLAIWLDQPLDEIAEIAVAAEDAGFADVWLPDHYFLRDVYAAQALIATRTTSVRLATGIAAVQLRHPALIASSAATIAECSGGRAVIGIGPGGHEFPSQFGMRPKSPLTMLREAVAIIRQLTSGPAGFRGDYFSADGSELGWRIDPPPIFLSARGPRMLELAGEIADGIIVHGIHRDFIDYVRGRVAHGAARSGRHPGECRIAVMLDVEVDSDESAAIDRLRPRCTLMAGGTYADELIPVYGFDPGAVATLRSALNDPAVAEAGYVTDDMVRAFAIGGTLETVAERLGELRRLGVDLAILKLGEGDTAATKNLISTIAPIVKGEPA
- a CDS encoding VOC family protein — encoded protein: MMPNGFVSDVQQVALVVRDLDATLEEYTHRLGIGPWRVINCAPPRLTDMRIRGEPVPYSMKLAVARTGNTMWEIIEPVDGPSIYQEFLDEHGEGLHHLIVEHEGLDYDEALALFTERGCPPVMEGRLDGIRYAYVETEGPLKTTFEIVHRPTGQKPVAPDYWYPAPPA
- a CDS encoding aminotransferase class III-fold pyridoxal phosphate-dependent enzyme, which translates into the protein MPDYRGRARRHLSPHFTRGAAWRADDLVVIERGEGCYVWDTDGNEYLDGLAGLFCTNLGHGRSDLAAATAKQLDKLGFYPNWGFAHPSSVEAASLVTAVAPGGLDPGFFVSSGSEAVESAVKFARCYHLANGDEGCYKVIARHWLLLRPGTDARPRLGRRTQRRRGRRSAARGLRQIIIDLSGCGSAAGGDSFRPARRPGAAPAACDKADDRGDEGQRLGDLDR
- a CDS encoding ABC transporter ATP-binding protein; its protein translation is MAAPAGGGIVARDVSKRFGATQALDGVSFSAARGAITGLVGENGAGKSTLMRIVAGLEHADDGAVLVDGEALRPGSPSAAIGRGIGMVHQNFMLFEDLTVTENIIFGAETTSFGRLDGRAADERIGAIMDATALRLSTRATVGELSVADRQQVELLKILYRGAEMLILDEPTAVLTPQEADELFAVLDDLSRQGRGIVLITHRLREVMAVTGTVTVLRSGRVVGTSRTAGTDVEALAEMMVGRSPRRRRPAEPPTTAAPVLRVEDLRTAGRGGDALNGVTFSVSQGEIVGIAGVTGNGQSHVAEALLGLRPVLGGRIEIGGRDVTALPTPQRRALGLAYVPEDRFIRGLAHDQSISNNTALGHISQQELHRGPWLDRSAIKAWAATIVSRYDVRGGGPRAGDLSGGNAQRLLVGRELEKSGDLVVVEQPTRGVDVGAIEQIHAFFEMRREAGSALLLVSADLDEILQLSQRILVLYRGRIAAELPAGADRYRVGLAMAGLDGPEPAAP
- a CDS encoding alpha/beta hydrolase fold domain-containing protein produces the protein MTQIVWIDSPSLNRHTAQMQRTAAEIAAAQREGEPLEELGVAEARRRYYEGGGGFGPNVVLDGAETIAVDDHVELRVFTPPRSRGVYLMIHSGGWLSGGPDLQDRRMMDLALSAETTVACVRYRLAPEHPHPAAVDDCETAALWLLEHGSSLCDAAGIVIGGESAGAHLAALTLLRLRDAHRCADRIAGANLVYGIFDLSLSPSARLAGPEGLVLPTPTLRFMVDTFLADPGINRQDPAVSPLFADLSGLVPARFVVGEFDPVLDDTLMMGVRWRAAGNPALIEVYPASVHAFDEFPTEMTRLASERQSRWIREMLSAP